ACGGCCGGACGCCCCGAGGGGGTGATCTGACGTGAGAGACATGACAGGAACTGACCGAACGGACGAAACGAGACGACGAACGCTCGGCGCGGCCGGCGGCCTCGCCGCCGGCGCACTCGCGACGGGAACCGCGGCCGCGCGGACCCGGCAGGACACCGAAGGGCGGGTACTGGTCTTCTCGGGCAACTACTTCCCGAGCGCCGACTTCGAGGTCATCGGCGAACTCCAGGTGTCGGCGGCGATCGACATTCTGCGGGTCGACGGCGAGGAGGTGTCCGAAATCTCCGACCCCACCGACTGGACCACGTACATCATCCGCTACGACATGAACGGGGAGGACGTCGCGGGCGTCACGACGTTCCTCTTCAGCGAGGACGTCGACCTCGACGAGGGCGACACGGCGACGCTCTCGTCCGATTCGTCGATGTACAGCCCCGATCTGAACCTCCTCGAGACCGAACTCGGCGACGACGCCGACGTCGGCGACGACGAGGACGAAGACGACGAGGACGAAGACGACTTCGCCGCGGACGACGAGGACGACGACTTCGACGCCGACAACGAGACGGACGACGGGGTGAGCGACGTCGAGCACGTCGCCGAGGCCGCTCCCTGCGACGACGGCGAGCAGTACGACTGGTGCCAGTAGACTCACTGGCGCCGACACCTCCGTTCTACTCCGGCGCGGTCGAGACGACGCTCGTTCGCCTCCGCGGGCGCACGAGCGGTCGAGCAGGCGGACCGTGAAGCGACTGCTCGTACGGGAGACGGTCAGCGATTCGGACCCGTCTTCGACGCTCGTCGTCGGGCGAACTGTCCGAGGAAAGCACCTGTTTTCGTGAACGAAACTCCGACCGAGAGCCCGCGAAACCGCGACATACCTCCGAGACGCGCGTTCGAGGCGTCGTGCTCGATCCGCGAGTGATCCTCCGACGCGACGTGTCCGCTCCGAGTACTGTCAGCGCCGGATCGACGTCCCGGCGGCGGACGCGTGCCGCGTCGAGCGCCGTTCCGACGGATAAACGACCATTTCTGCCGGCCGGTCTCCGCGCCGAGTGTTCTGCGGGCATTCGTCCCACAGAGGCTCCGAAACCCGAATTTTCTGGAGGTATCGTTCCGTAGAAGGTGAAACGATCGGCGTCACTTATACGAAAATTCCATCAACGGTAGTGTGCCCCGAACAGGGGATACCGAGTGAGAGACATGACAGACGAAACCTACGACAACGGACCATCGGGCGACTCGCGACGCTCGTTCATGAAGAAGGGCGCGCTCGCCGCGAGTGCCGTCGCCTTCGGTGCGGGGGCGACGGCCGGCACGGCCGCCGCCCAGGACGACGGCGACGTGCTGGCGTTCTCGTACGACTACTTCCCGGGCGCGGACTTCGAAGTCCTCGCCGTGATGGAACAGAGTACGACGAACAGCGTGCTGCGCGTCGACGACGAGGAAGTGGACGAGATCGACGACCCCTCCGACTGGGACGGCCACGTCATCCGCTACGACATGGGCGGCGACACCGCCGGCGTCACGACGTTCCTCTTCAGCGAGGACGGCCTCAGCGAGGGCGACAGCGGGACCCTCGGCGAGGACGCCCGGATGTTCAGCGACGACCTGAACCTCCTCGAGGTGTCGCTCGACGGTAACGGCGGCAACGGCGGCGACGACGAGGACGAGGAGGACGACGAGGAGATGGAAGAGGACGACGAGGAGATGGACGACAACGAGACCGAGGGCAACGAGACCGCGTAAGCGGACGATCCCGCCACGGCGCTGATCTTCCTTTCCTCTCGCGGTCGGCGAGCGGGGAGCGACTGGAGCGTCGATCGCACGTGCGCCGCCGTCCGGCCGCTCCGGCGGCGACGAACCGTCCCGAAAAACTGTGCTTACGACCGAACCGTTCACCGTTCCCGAGAGAAGGTTGTCGTAACGTGCTGTAACGATCGACTTCGCTTATACGAAAACTCCACCAACACCTTCTCGCCCCGAACAGGGGATACCGAGTGAGAGACATGACAGACGAAACCTACGACAACGAACCGGTCGACGACTCGAAGGGTTCGCTCGCGAAGAAAGGCGCCGTCGCCGGCGCCGCCGGCCTCGCGGCGCTCGGAGCGAGCGGCTCGGCCGCCGCGCAGGACGGCGACGAGGTGCTGGTGTTCTCGAGCAACTATTTCCCGGGCGCGGACTTCGAGATCATCGCCGAGTTGGATCGGACGACGACGGACAACGTGCTGGTCGTCGACGACGAGGAAGTCGACGAGATCTCCGACCCCACCGACTGGAACGGGTACGTCCTCCGCTACGACATGAACGACTCGGCGGGCGTCACGACGTTCCTCTTCACGGAGGAGAGCCTGGACGAGGGGGACACCGGGTCGCTCGGCGAGGACACCCAGATGTTCAGCGCCGACCTGAACCTGCTCAGCAGCGACCTCGACTGATCGGCCGGTCGGTTCCCCGGTGGACCCGGTCGCTCGCGACCCCGCCCCGGTCGCTCCGCTGACCGACGTTTCGTCCCTCCGTCCGCGCCCGTCGACGGGCGTCGTCACGGTAGATCGAGACGTATCGCCGGCAACGCCAGTCGCGTCGACGGAACGAATCGCGCGGGCGACGCCGAGGCGAAGTCCCCCCGCGTCCCTGTGCCTTTTAGCCGCCACCGCGCCTAGCGGGTCACATGGATTCTCCCACGCGGCGCAACCGACTCGACGAGGAGGAGAGCCCCTACCTGCGCCAGCACGCGGACAACCCGGTGAACTGGCAACCCTGGGACGAGACCGCCCTCGAAGCGGCCCGCGAGCGCGACGTCCCCATCTTCCTCTCGATCGGCTACTCGGCGTGTCACTGGTGTCACGTCATGGAGGAGGAGAGTTTCGCCGACGAGGACGTCGCCGAGGTGCTAAACGAGCACTTCGTCCCGATCAAGGTCGACCGGGAGGAGCGACCGGACGTCGACAGCGTCTACATGACCGTCTGCCAACTCGTCACGGGCAGCGGCGGCTGGCCGCTGTCGGCGTGGCTCACCCCCGAGGGGAAGCCGTTCTACGTCGGCACCTACTTCCCGAAGGAGGCAAAGCGGGGCCAGCCGGGCTTTCTCGACCTCTGTAGTCGAATCGCGGCGTCGTGGTCGGACCCGGACGACCGCGAGGAGATGGCGAACCGCGCCGACCAGTGGACCCGGGCCGCGAAGGATCGGCTGGAGGAGACGCCGGACTCGGTGCGCGCGAGCGAGCCCCCCTCCAGCGACGTGCTGGAGTCGGCCGCCGACGCCGCCCTCCGGAGCGCCGACCGGGAGTACGGCGGCTTCGGGAGCGGCGGGCCGAAGTTCCCCCAGCCCGCCCGCCTGCTGGTGCTCTGTCGCGCCTTCGACCGGACGGGCCGGGACGCGTACCTCGACGTCGTCCGCGAGACGCTCGACGCGATGGCCGCCGGCGGGCTCTACGACCACGTCGGCGGCGGCTTCCACCGCTACTGCGTCGACCGCGACTGGACGGTCCCCCACTTCGAGAAGATGCTCTACGACAACGCCGAACTCCCGCGGGCGTACCTCGCGGGCTACCAGCTTACCGGGGACGACCGCTACGCCGAGGTCGTCCGCGACGCGCTGGCGTTCGTCGAGCGCGAGTTGACCCACGAGGAGGGCGGCTTCTTCAGCACGCTCGACGCCCAGAGCGAGGACCCCGGGACCGGCGAGCGCGAGGAGGGCGCCTTCTACGTCTGGACGCCGGCGGCGGTCGACGCGGTCCTCGAAGACGCCCTCGACGCCGACCTCGTCCGCGCCCGGTTCGGGATCACCGAGTCGGGGAACTTCGAGGGGGAGACGGTTCCGAACGTCGACGCCTCGATCCCCGACCTCGCCGCGGAGTTCGACCTCGACGAGGCCGACGTCGAGCGCCGCCTCGAAGACGCCCGCGAACGGCTGTTCGAGGCCCGCGAGGATCGTCCCCGGCCGAACCGCGACGAGAAGGTACTCGCGGGGTGGAACGGGCTGACGATCGCCGCCTTCGCCGAGGCCGCGCTGGTGCTGGGCGAGGACGCCTACGCCGAGACGGCCGTCGACGCCCTCGAGTTCGTCCGCGAGCGGCTGTGGGACGCCGAATCGGGGCGGCTCTTCCGGCGGTACAAGGACGGGGACGTCGCCGTCGACGGCTACCTCGAGGACTACGCCTTCCTCGCCCGCGGGGCGCTGGGCTGTTACGAGGCGACGGGCGAGGTCGACCACCTCGGGTTCGCCCTCGACCTCGCCCGGGGCATCGAGTCCGAGTTCTGGGACGCCGACCGGGGGACCCTCTACTTCACGCCCGCCAGCGGCGAGTCCCTCGTCACCCGGCCCCAGGAACTCGGCGACCAGTCGACGCCAGCCTCGGCGGGCGTCGCCGTCGAGGTCCTGCTCGCACTCGACGGCGTCGCCGACGAGGACTTCGAGGGGATCGCCGAGGCCGTCCTCGAAACGCACGCGAACCGCCTCGAAGCGAGCCCCCTCGAACACGGCACGCTCTGTCTGGCCGCGGACCGCCTCGAGTCGGGGGCGCTCGAAGTGACGGTCGCCGCCGAGACGGTGCCCGACGACTGGCGCGAGGCGTTCGCCACGCGGTACGTCCCCGACAGGCTGCTCGCCCGGCGGCCGCCGACCGACGAGGAACTCGCGGACTGGCTCGACGCGCTCGGCCTCGACGAGGCGCCGCCGATCTGGGCCGGCCGGGAGGCCCGCGACGGCGAACCGACGCTGTACGTCTGTCGCGGCCGGACGTGCTCGCCGCCGACCCACGACGCGGCCGCGGCGATCGAGTGGCTCGGCGGGGAGGGCGGCGAGGACGTTCCGTTCTAGGGGTCAGGCCGTCCCGAGCGCCGACTCGATCTCCTCGGCGAGGTAGACCGCCGGCGGGCGGTCCTCGCTCTCGACGAAGCGGGCGACCTCGGTTCCGTCGTCGTCCTCGACGACGATCGTCGGGATGTACTCGACGCCGTACTCGTCGACCCCGGGGCCCTGCTTGTCCCGATCGACCGCGAACTCCTCGATCCGGTCGTCGGGGACGCCGGCGGCTTCGAGCGCGGCGCCGAAGTCGGGGAGCAACGCGCGGCAGTCCTTGCACCAGTCGCCGCCCCAGACGAGGTACCGGAGGTCCTCGCGGCGGGCGGCGAGCGCGTCGACGGTCTCCTCGTAGGCCGCGCCGTCCCACGTCGGGTTCGGGCGCATGGTTTCGAGCGTCATGGCTTCGCGTTGCGCCGCGAGCGCCTTAACCGCCCCGCTCGCGAGGGGCGCGAAAAACGGGCCGCTGGCCGATATCCCCGCCGGTCGAGCGGTCGCAGTGGCAGTGAGTTTCGGTGGTGTGTCGGCCGACCGACCGGGATACGAGTACGCTTCCTCGTCGGGGTACCTTATTATGAACCACATAACCCGCAGGCGACCGGATCGCCGGCACGAACTGTCGGTATCCGCCACGGGTTTACGTGTTCGCTCCCTACGGAGTCGCGATGAAGGGAAGTATCCTGGACACCATCGGGTCCCCGCTCGTCCAGGTGGACTCGCCGGACGGTGCGACCGTCGCCGCCAAGGTCGAGTCGTTCAACCCCGGCGGGTCGGCCAAGGACCGGCCGGCGCAGGCGATGGTCCGCGCGGCCGAGCGCGAGGGGGTGCTCGAACCCGGCGACCGGATCGTCGAACCGACCAGCGGCAACACCGGGATCGGCCTCGCGCTCGTCTGTGCCGCCCGGGACTACGACCTCACGATCGTGATGCCAGCCTCGAAGTCCGAGGAGCGACGGCGCATCATGCGCGCCTACGGCGCCGACCTCGAACTCGTCGACGGCGACATGGAGACCGCCCGCGCCCGCGCCGACGAACTCGAGGCCGAGGGCGCGGTCCAGCTCGGCCAGTTCGAGAACCCCGCAAACCCCGAGGCCCACTACCGGACGACCGGCGAGGAGATCGTCGAACAGGTCGGCGACCGCGAGGTCGACGCCTTCGTCGCCGGCGTCGGCACCGGCGGGACGCTCTCGGGGGTCGGCCGCCGCCTGCGCGAGGAGTTCCCCGACGTGGAGATCGTCGCCGTCGAACCGGCGCGCAACGCCGTCCTCTCGACCGGCGAGGCCGGCGAGGACGGCTTCCAGGGAATGGGGCCCGGCTTCGTCAGCGAGAACCTCGACGTCGACCTGATCGACTCGGTCGAGACGGTGCGACTGGAGGACGCCGAGGCGGAGTGTCGCCGCCTCGCCCGCGAGGAGGGCGTCCTCGTCGGCCAGTCCAGCGGCGCGACGAGCATCGTCGCCCGGCGGGTCGCCGAGCGCATCGCCGACCCCGACCGCGAGTGTCCGGCGGTTCCCGACGCGTTCGAGGCGGCCCCGCCCGCGGAGTCCGACGGCGGCGAGGTCGACGACTGCCCGCTGGTCGTCACCGTCTTCTGGGACAGCGGCGAGCGCTACCTCTCGACCGGGCTGTTCGACTAATTCTACCGGACGACCGTTACTCCGCGAGAGCACGCTCGTCGACGCCGTCGCGTCGAACGAAGTCGCTCGCGCGGGTCACGCCCGGGCGAGGAACGCGCCGAGGACCTCGTTGAACCGTTCGGGTCGCTCCCGGGGGGTCCAGTGGCCGCAGTCTTCGAGGATCGCGAGGTCGGCGTCCGGGATCCGCTCGGCCGCCCGCTCGGCCCAGCGGGCGGGAAACAGCGGGTCCTCGGCGCCGTGGACGAGCAGCGTCGGCGCCGACAGCGACCCGAGGTCGTCGGCGTAGTTGGTGACGGCCGTCCCGTCGGGCGCGAGTTCGTTTCGCTGGAACGCCTCGAACGCCCGCCCGGCGCCCGGCTGGCTCGCTCGCGACCGGACGTCCTCGACGAACCCGTGTGACAGGGCGGCCGGATCGGCGACGACGTTCCCGAGGCCGATCCGGGCCGCCGCGGTCGAGACGCCCAGCGCCGACCAGGCCGCGGCGTTCGCCCCCGGGACGTACGCGGCGGCCCTCCAGAACGGGCCGACCGGAATATCGCCGCCCAGCCCGTAACTGTCGACCAGCGCCAGCCGATTCACCCGGTCGGGACGGTCCAGCGCGAAGCCGAGCGCGGCCGCCCCGCCCATCGAGATGCCCGCGAGCGACGGGGCGTCGAGGCCGACGGCGTCGAG
The Salinilacihabitans rarus DNA segment above includes these coding regions:
- a CDS encoding PLP-dependent cysteine synthase family protein; this translates as MKGSILDTIGSPLVQVDSPDGATVAAKVESFNPGGSAKDRPAQAMVRAAEREGVLEPGDRIVEPTSGNTGIGLALVCAARDYDLTIVMPASKSEERRRIMRAYGADLELVDGDMETARARADELEAEGAVQLGQFENPANPEAHYRTTGEEIVEQVGDREVDAFVAGVGTGGTLSGVGRRLREEFPDVEIVAVEPARNAVLSTGEAGEDGFQGMGPGFVSENLDVDLIDSVETVRLEDAEAECRRLAREEGVLVGQSSGATSIVARRVAERIADPDRECPAVPDAFEAAPPAESDGGEVDDCPLVVTVFWDSGERYLSTGLFD
- a CDS encoding thioredoxin domain-containing protein, producing MDSPTRRNRLDEEESPYLRQHADNPVNWQPWDETALEAARERDVPIFLSIGYSACHWCHVMEEESFADEDVAEVLNEHFVPIKVDREERPDVDSVYMTVCQLVTGSGGWPLSAWLTPEGKPFYVGTYFPKEAKRGQPGFLDLCSRIAASWSDPDDREEMANRADQWTRAAKDRLEETPDSVRASEPPSSDVLESAADAALRSADREYGGFGSGGPKFPQPARLLVLCRAFDRTGRDAYLDVVRETLDAMAAGGLYDHVGGGFHRYCVDRDWTVPHFEKMLYDNAELPRAYLAGYQLTGDDRYAEVVRDALAFVERELTHEEGGFFSTLDAQSEDPGTGEREEGAFYVWTPAAVDAVLEDALDADLVRARFGITESGNFEGETVPNVDASIPDLAAEFDLDEADVERRLEDARERLFEAREDRPRPNRDEKVLAGWNGLTIAAFAEAALVLGEDAYAETAVDALEFVRERLWDAESGRLFRRYKDGDVAVDGYLEDYAFLARGALGCYEATGEVDHLGFALDLARGIESEFWDADRGTLYFTPASGESLVTRPQELGDQSTPASAGVAVEVLLALDGVADEDFEGIAEAVLETHANRLEASPLEHGTLCLAADRLESGALEVTVAAETVPDDWREAFATRYVPDRLLARRPPTDEELADWLDALGLDEAPPIWAGREARDGEPTLYVCRGRTCSPPTHDAAAAIEWLGGEGGEDVPF
- a CDS encoding calcium-binding protein, which produces MTDETYDNEPVDDSKGSLAKKGAVAGAAGLAALGASGSAAAQDGDEVLVFSSNYFPGADFEIIAELDRTTTDNVLVVDDEEVDEISDPTDWNGYVLRYDMNDSAGVTTFLFTEESLDEGDTGSLGEDTQMFSADLNLLSSDLD
- a CDS encoding calcium-binding protein, encoding MTDETYDNGPSGDSRRSFMKKGALAASAVAFGAGATAGTAAAQDDGDVLAFSYDYFPGADFEVLAVMEQSTTNSVLRVDDEEVDEIDDPSDWDGHVIRYDMGGDTAGVTTFLFSEDGLSEGDSGTLGEDARMFSDDLNLLEVSLDGNGGNGGDDEDEEDDEEMEEDDEEMDDNETEGNETA
- a CDS encoding TlpA family protein disulfide reductase; this encodes MTLETMRPNPTWDGAAYEETVDALAARREDLRYLVWGGDWCKDCRALLPDFGAALEAAGVPDDRIEEFAVDRDKQGPGVDEYGVEYIPTIVVEDDDGTEVARFVESEDRPPAVYLAEEIESALGTA
- a CDS encoding calcium-binding protein; this encodes MTGTDRTDETRRRTLGAAGGLAAGALATGTAAARTRQDTEGRVLVFSGNYFPSADFEVIGELQVSAAIDILRVDGEEVSEISDPTDWTTYIIRYDMNGEDVAGVTTFLFSEDVDLDEGDTATLSSDSSMYSPDLNLLETELGDDADVGDDEDEDDEDEDDFAADDEDDDFDADNETDDGVSDVEHVAEAAPCDDGEQYDWCQ
- a CDS encoding alpha/beta fold hydrolase; this encodes MSGTGVATVDGVRIAYRRAGTDGPPVVLLHGGGVDDATLSWRHAIDHLADDHRVYAPDWPGYGDSADGVVHSTESYVELLGGFLDAVGLDAPSLAGISMGGAAALGFALDRPDRVNRLALVDSYGLGGDIPVGPFWRAAAYVPGANAAAWSALGVSTAAARIGLGNVVADPAALSHGFVEDVRSRASQPGAGRAFEAFQRNELAPDGTAVTNYADDLGSLSAPTLLVHGAEDPLFPARWAERAAERIPDADLAILEDCGHWTPRERPERFNEVLGAFLARA